From the genome of Streptomyces sp. NBC_01260, one region includes:
- a CDS encoding (2Fe-2S) ferredoxin domain-containing protein translates to MSRRDRRAAAPPRPTVSVCRGCCCGTPKIAGVDHAGLLAAVRGSLDGIATVRVVDCLDACDQADVVVVQPSADGRRAGGRPVWLGLVNDAEAIADIAGWVAGGGPGLVDPPGILDLYEFRPSRRARQEPAED, encoded by the coding sequence ATGAGCCGCCGCGACCGCAGGGCCGCCGCCCCGCCCCGGCCCACAGTCAGCGTCTGCCGCGGCTGCTGCTGCGGGACCCCGAAGATCGCGGGCGTGGACCACGCGGGGCTGCTCGCCGCGGTGCGCGGCTCGCTCGACGGGATCGCGACGGTCCGGGTCGTGGACTGCCTGGACGCCTGCGACCAGGCAGATGTCGTGGTCGTCCAGCCGTCCGCCGACGGACGCCGGGCCGGTGGCCGGCCGGTCTGGCTCGGCCTGGTGAACGACGCCGAGGCGATCGCCGACATCGCCGGCTGGGTAGCGGGGGGCGGCCCGGGACTCGTGGACCCGCCGGGGATTCTGGACCTGTACGAGTTCCGCCCCTCCCGGCGGGCGCGGCAGGAGCCGGCGGAGGACTGA
- a CDS encoding TMEM165/GDT1 family protein: MHLDPLAILTAFGLIFLAELPDKTMFASLAMGTRMRPLYVWFGTSSAFIVHVAIAVGAGGLLGLLPGWIVKLVSASLFAFGAFMLLRAGGGEDEEEDGPKTVTGFWPVYSTAFMAVFISEWGDLTQITTANLAASNGAWSTAIGSAAALMSVSALALLAGRFISKRVPLKTVQRIGGLCMLGLAIWTVVEIFTG; the protein is encoded by the coding sequence ATGCATCTCGACCCCCTGGCGATCCTCACCGCTTTCGGGCTGATCTTCCTCGCGGAGCTCCCCGACAAGACGATGTTCGCGTCGTTGGCCATGGGCACGCGCATGCGCCCGCTCTATGTCTGGTTCGGTACGTCGTCCGCGTTCATCGTCCATGTCGCCATCGCGGTCGGAGCGGGCGGCCTCCTCGGACTGCTGCCCGGCTGGATCGTCAAACTCGTCTCGGCGTCCCTGTTCGCGTTCGGGGCGTTCATGCTCCTGCGCGCCGGCGGGGGCGAGGACGAGGAGGAGGACGGCCCGAAGACCGTGACCGGATTCTGGCCGGTGTACTCGACCGCGTTCATGGCGGTGTTCATCAGCGAGTGGGGCGACCTCACCCAGATCACGACGGCCAACCTGGCGGCGAGCAATGGCGCCTGGTCCACCGCGATCGGATCCGCGGCGGCCCTGATGTCCGTGTCGGCACTGGCGCTGCTCGCCGGGCGCTTCATCTCCAAGCGCGTACCGCTCAAGACGGTCCAGCGCATCGGCGGCCTGTGCATGCTGGGGCTGGCGATCTGGACGGTCGTCGAGATCTTCACCGGCTGA
- a CDS encoding methylated-DNA--[protein]-cysteine S-methyltransferase, which yields MTAARTTAIAPRRHTVTDSPYGPLTLVATDGVLAGLYMTDQRHRPPEEAFGEPDPAPFDETIRQLDAYFAGELREFDLPLDLDGTPFQRTVWAELQRIPYGETRSYGELAEILGKPGASRAVGLANGKNPVGIIVPCHRVIGASGSLTGYGGGLDRKQRLLAFENGTQDTVQALF from the coding sequence GTGACCGCAGCACGCACCACCGCCATCGCGCCCCGCCGGCACACCGTGACCGACAGCCCCTACGGCCCGCTGACCCTCGTCGCCACCGACGGGGTCCTCGCCGGCCTCTACATGACCGATCAGCGCCACCGTCCGCCCGAGGAGGCCTTCGGCGAGCCCGACCCCGCCCCCTTCGACGAGACGATCCGGCAGCTGGACGCCTACTTCGCCGGTGAACTCCGGGAGTTCGACCTCCCGCTGGACCTCGACGGCACCCCGTTCCAGCGCACCGTCTGGGCGGAGCTCCAGCGGATTCCGTACGGCGAGACGCGTTCGTACGGCGAACTGGCCGAGATCCTCGGAAAGCCCGGCGCCTCGCGTGCGGTGGGGCTGGCCAACGGCAAGAATCCGGTCGGCATCATCGTGCCCTGCCACCGGGTGATCGGGGCGTCGGGGAGCCTTACCGGATACGGCGGCGGACTCGACCGCAAGCAACGGCTGCTGGCCTTCGAGAACGGTACGCAGGACACGGTCCAGGCGCTGTTCTAG
- a CDS encoding AlkA N-terminal domain-containing protein, producing MHTDTERCVRAVRSKDSRFDGWFFTAVLTTRIYCRPSCPVVPPKVENMTFYPSSAACQQAGFRACKRCRPDTSPGSPEWNARADSVARAMRLIRDGVVDREGVPGLATRLGYSARQIERQLLAELGAGPLALARAQRAQTARVLIETTGLPMAEVAFAAGFSSIRTFNDTVREVFALAPGELRGRAARSAKPPVTPGVIALRLPYRAPLNPSNLFGHLAATAVPGVEEWRDGAYRRTLDLPYGHGIVALTPHPDHIACRLSLTDPRDLTLAISRCRWLLDLDADPVAVDEQLRTDPLLAPLVDKAPGRRVPRTVDGAEFAVRAVLGQQVSTAAARTHAARLVTAHGTPVDDSEGGLTHLFPASGALAGLDPERLALPRSRRRTLTTLVEALATGSLRLGTDTDWEKARAELAALPGFGPWTVEVIAMRALGDPDAFLPTDLGIRRSAQELGLPSTPAALTARAAAWRPWRAYAVQYLWTVDDHPINHLPAQGSPS from the coding sequence ATGCACACCGACACCGAGCGCTGCGTGCGGGCTGTCCGGTCCAAGGACTCCCGTTTCGACGGCTGGTTCTTCACCGCGGTCCTGACCACCAGGATCTACTGCCGTCCGAGCTGCCCCGTCGTGCCGCCCAAGGTCGAGAACATGACCTTCTACCCGAGCTCCGCCGCCTGCCAGCAGGCCGGATTCCGGGCCTGCAAGCGCTGCCGGCCCGATACCAGCCCGGGGTCGCCCGAGTGGAACGCCCGCGCCGACTCCGTCGCCCGTGCGATGCGGCTCATCCGGGACGGAGTCGTCGACCGGGAGGGGGTGCCGGGACTCGCCACCCGGCTCGGATACTCCGCCAGGCAGATCGAGCGGCAGTTGCTCGCGGAGCTGGGAGCGGGGCCGCTGGCGCTGGCCAGGGCGCAGCGGGCGCAGACCGCGCGGGTGCTCATCGAGACCACGGGGCTGCCCATGGCCGAGGTGGCGTTCGCGGCCGGGTTCTCCTCGATCCGCACCTTCAACGACACCGTCCGTGAGGTCTTCGCCCTCGCCCCGGGTGAGCTGCGCGGCCGCGCGGCCCGGTCGGCGAAGCCCCCGGTCACGCCCGGCGTGATAGCGCTGCGGCTGCCGTACCGTGCACCGCTCAATCCCAGCAACCTCTTCGGACACCTCGCCGCGACGGCCGTCCCGGGCGTGGAGGAGTGGCGCGACGGCGCCTACCGGCGCACGCTCGATCTGCCGTACGGGCACGGCATCGTCGCCCTCACCCCGCACCCCGACCACATCGCCTGCCGGCTCTCGCTCACCGACCCGCGTGATCTCACCCTGGCCATCAGCCGCTGCCGCTGGCTGCTGGACCTCGACGCCGATCCGGTCGCGGTCGACGAACAGCTGCGCACCGATCCGCTGCTCGCCCCGCTGGTCGACAAGGCGCCGGGGCGGCGGGTGCCGAGAACCGTCGACGGTGCGGAGTTCGCCGTCCGGGCCGTGCTCGGCCAGCAGGTGTCGACGGCCGCGGCACGGACCCACGCGGCCCGGCTGGTCACCGCCCACGGCACGCCCGTAGACGATTCCGAGGGCGGTCTCACCCACCTCTTCCCGGCATCCGGGGCGCTGGCCGGACTCGACCCCGAGCGGCTGGCCCTGCCGCGCAGCCGGCGCCGGACGCTCACCACACTCGTCGAGGCCCTGGCGACCGGTTCGCTGCGGCTCGGCACCGACACCGACTGGGAGAAGGCGCGGGCCGAACTGGCCGCGCTGCCCGGCTTCGGGCCGTGGACGGTCGAGGTCATCGCCATGCGGGCGCTCGGTGATCCGGACGCCTTCCTGCCGACGGATCTCGGCATCCGGCGGTCCGCGCAGGAACTCGGTCTTCCCTCGACACCGGCCGCACTCACCGCCCGCGCGGCGGCCTGGCGTCCCTGGCGGGCGTACGCGGTCCAGTATCTGTGGACCGTAGACGACCACCCCATCAACCACCTTCCCGCACAAGGAAGTCCATCGTGA
- a CDS encoding UBP-type zinc finger domain-containing protein, with protein MTDAQATPLCSHLDQVRRVAPDSADSCTECVAMGDTWVHLRECPTCGHVGCCDSSRNKHATAHYSATGHPLIRSYEPGETWWWCYEDQLTFDVEGAGPARPA; from the coding sequence ATGACGGACGCACAGGCGACGCCGCTCTGCTCCCACCTGGACCAGGTACGGCGAGTCGCCCCGGACAGTGCCGACTCCTGCACGGAGTGTGTCGCGATGGGCGACACCTGGGTACATCTGCGCGAGTGCCCGACCTGCGGACACGTCGGATGCTGCGACTCCTCCCGCAACAAGCACGCCACCGCGCACTACTCCGCCACCGGGCACCCGCTCATCCGCTCCTACGAGCCGGGCGAGACCTGGTGGTGGTGTTACGAGGACCAGCTGACCTTCGACGTCGAGGGAGCCGGACCGGCGCGGCCGGCCTGA
- a CDS encoding phytoene desaturase family protein, which produces MPSMLDAVVVGAGPNGLTAAAELARRGYAVEVFEAGRAVGGGARTEELTLPGFRHDPCSAVHPLGIGSPAFDAMPLARHGLEWLQPRLALAHPFPDGSAAVLAGSVGESAMSLGPHDAGAYRRLLAPFLGHWDSLAQDFLRTPWDGLPRDPYRWVRFGLDAIQPATLLSRRFSGEKARGLFAGLAAHAIAPTSGIATGGIALLFALAAHEKGWPVPRGGSQAISDALASYLREQSGVIHTGTEVKRLDELPPARAYIFDTSPTALARIAGLGNAYRGYRYGASCFKIDYALSGPVPWTAEEARRAGTVHIGPTAGEIDSALHAAVTGLDPSVPFLITAQPSLVDPSRAPEGKQVFWVYGHVPAGWEGDATEVIERQLERFAPGFRDVVLARAVTGPPRLAARNANYVDGDIACGAFSGLQTVIRPKLARVPYATAHPAVFICSSATPPGPGVHGMSGHHAAKAVWRRLRESGPSRR; this is translated from the coding sequence GTGCCGTCGATGCTTGACGCAGTCGTCGTGGGGGCAGGCCCCAACGGGCTGACCGCCGCAGCCGAACTGGCCCGCCGCGGTTACGCCGTGGAGGTCTTCGAAGCCGGGCGGGCCGTCGGCGGCGGAGCCCGTACCGAGGAGCTCACGCTCCCCGGCTTCCGCCACGACCCCTGCTCGGCGGTCCACCCGCTGGGCATCGGCTCGCCCGCCTTCGACGCGATGCCGCTCGCCCGGCACGGCCTGGAGTGGCTGCAGCCCCGGCTGGCCCTCGCCCACCCGTTCCCGGACGGGTCCGCCGCCGTGCTGGCCGGCTCGGTGGGGGAGAGCGCCATGTCGCTCGGGCCGCATGACGCGGGGGCCTACCGGAGACTCCTCGCACCGTTCCTCGGCCATTGGGACAGCCTCGCCCAGGACTTCCTGCGCACCCCGTGGGACGGGCTGCCGCGCGACCCGTACCGCTGGGTGCGCTTCGGCCTCGACGCCATCCAGCCCGCCACGCTCCTGTCCCGCCGCTTCAGCGGCGAGAAGGCGCGCGGCCTCTTCGCCGGACTGGCCGCCCACGCCATAGCCCCCACCAGCGGTATCGCGACCGGCGGAATCGCCCTGCTCTTCGCGCTGGCCGCGCACGAGAAGGGCTGGCCGGTGCCGCGCGGTGGCTCCCAGGCCATCTCCGACGCCCTGGCCTCGTACCTGCGGGAACAGAGCGGTGTCATCCACACCGGCACGGAGGTCAAGCGCCTGGACGAACTCCCGCCGGCCCGCGCCTACATCTTCGACACCTCGCCGACCGCGCTGGCCCGGATCGCCGGACTGGGCAACGCCTACCGGGGTTACCGCTACGGCGCGTCCTGCTTCAAGATCGACTACGCCCTGTCGGGCCCCGTCCCCTGGACCGCCGAGGAGGCCCGCCGGGCAGGCACGGTACACATCGGCCCCACGGCCGGCGAGATCGATTCCGCCCTGCACGCCGCGGTGACCGGCCTCGACCCGAGTGTGCCGTTCCTGATCACCGCCCAGCCCAGCCTCGTCGACCCGTCCCGCGCCCCCGAGGGCAAGCAGGTGTTCTGGGTGTACGGACACGTCCCGGCGGGCTGGGAGGGCGACGCCACCGAGGTCATCGAACGCCAACTGGAGCGCTTCGCCCCCGGTTTCCGCGACGTGGTGCTCGCCCGCGCGGTCACCGGACCGCCCCGGCTCGCCGCGCGCAACGCGAACTACGTGGACGGGGACATCGCCTGCGGTGCCTTTTCGGGGCTGCAGACGGTGATCCGCCCCAAGCTCGCCCGGGTGCCGTACGCGACGGCGCATCCGGCGGTCTTCATCTGCTCCTCGGCGACCCCGCCCGGACCCGGTGTGCACGGCATGTCCGGACACCACGCGGCGAAGGCGGTATGGCGCCGGCTGCGGGAGTCGGGTCCCTCCCGCAGGTGA
- a CDS encoding nucleotidyltransferase domain-containing protein, with the protein MAEQLGAVPGIRAVVLGGSRARGTHRPDSDWDLGLYYRGVPDLAALTALAREVQGSPVEVAGPGGWGPWVNGGAWLRVDGTPVDWILRDLDRVEAVWSDCRQGRYEVGVQPGHPLGFWSPAYPGEVALGRVLADTQGDVTELQAETRDYPEPLRKALADAAWEAEFSVASARKSAPSGDRLHVSLCLSRAFGILAQSLHAHHRTWCLNEKGALAAAAALPDTPEGFADRAGEALRGLDAAAVETAAEVVSEVRAVLAGASAQGPDRT; encoded by the coding sequence ATGGCCGAGCAGCTCGGCGCCGTGCCCGGGATACGCGCCGTCGTCCTGGGCGGCAGCCGGGCCCGGGGCACCCACCGCCCGGACTCCGACTGGGATCTGGGCCTCTACTACCGCGGTGTCCCGGACCTGGCCGCGCTGACCGCACTGGCCCGCGAGGTGCAGGGCTCTCCGGTCGAGGTGGCCGGGCCGGGCGGCTGGGGGCCGTGGGTCAACGGCGGGGCCTGGCTGAGAGTGGACGGCACACCGGTGGACTGGATCCTGCGCGATCTGGACCGGGTCGAGGCTGTCTGGTCCGACTGCCGCCAGGGGCGCTACGAGGTGGGCGTCCAGCCCGGCCACCCGCTCGGCTTCTGGTCCCCCGCCTATCCGGGCGAGGTCGCCCTGGGGCGCGTACTCGCTGACACCCAAGGGGACGTGACGGAGCTTCAGGCCGAGACGCGCGACTATCCGGAGCCGCTGCGCAAGGCCCTTGCCGATGCGGCCTGGGAGGCGGAGTTCTCGGTGGCATCGGCCCGCAAGTCGGCTCCTTCCGGCGACCGGCTCCATGTCTCGCTCTGCCTGTCCCGCGCGTTCGGCATCCTCGCCCAGTCGCTGCACGCCCACCACCGCACCTGGTGCCTCAACGAGAAGGGCGCGCTGGCGGCCGCCGCCGCCCTGCCGGACACGCCCGAGGGCTTCGCCGACCGGGCCGGTGAGGCACTGCGGGGACTGGACGCCGCGGCGGTGGAGACAGCGGCGGAAGTCGTGAGCGAGGTACGGGCGGTCCTGGCCGGCGCATCCGCCCAAGGCCCTGACCGTACCTGA
- a CDS encoding VOC family protein produces MIAELQCVVLDCPDPARLAGFYRSLLGGRVNQVDRRWALDESWATLHTAAGLVLAFQRVADHRPPRWPDPERPQQFHLDFGVPDLDVAESEVVTAGATVLDDGAGSDRPWRIYADPAGHPFCLVKHGTSGN; encoded by the coding sequence ATGATCGCCGAACTGCAGTGCGTGGTGCTCGACTGCCCCGATCCCGCACGTCTCGCCGGGTTCTACCGCTCGCTGCTCGGCGGACGCGTGAACCAGGTGGACCGCCGATGGGCGCTCGACGAGAGCTGGGCAACGCTGCACACCGCTGCCGGGCTGGTGCTCGCCTTCCAGCGGGTGGCGGACCACCGGCCGCCGCGGTGGCCCGATCCGGAGCGCCCGCAGCAGTTCCATCTGGACTTCGGGGTCCCCGACCTGGACGTGGCCGAGTCCGAGGTGGTGACGGCCGGTGCGACCGTACTCGACGACGGCGCCGGGTCCGACCGGCCATGGCGTATCTACGCCGACCCCGCAGGGCACCCGTTCTGCCTGGTCAAGCACGGCACGAGCGGGAACTGA
- a CDS encoding inositol monophosphatase family protein: MIDEFLAGDLTEIEAAVRAAAAAEIMPRYRQLAAHEIVEKNGPHDLVTTADRLAEEHLTAALSRLLPGSVVVGEEAVHADPKVYEALGGEAPVWIVDPVDGTRQFVRGEPGFCTLVALAHHGETLASWTYAAALDEMAVAVRGRGATLNGAPLHSGSPAPGTVLSVAMSHPDYTTDAQKRALLGLRTEGIDARPCGSAGLEYLAVARGDLEAVAFNWEFAWDHAAGLLLVTEAGGAQSTLSGAPFRIAGGNDMPFTAARDRATADSVLAALRAGG, encoded by the coding sequence ATGATCGATGAATTCCTTGCCGGGGACCTGACCGAGATCGAGGCGGCGGTCCGCGCAGCGGCCGCCGCCGAGATCATGCCGCGCTACCGGCAGCTCGCCGCACACGAGATAGTCGAGAAGAACGGCCCGCACGACCTCGTGACCACCGCGGACCGCCTCGCCGAGGAACACCTCACCGCCGCCCTGAGCCGGCTCCTGCCCGGCTCGGTGGTCGTCGGTGAGGAGGCGGTCCACGCCGACCCGAAGGTGTACGAGGCGCTGGGCGGCGAGGCACCCGTCTGGATCGTCGACCCGGTCGACGGCACTCGCCAGTTCGTCCGCGGCGAACCCGGCTTCTGCACCCTGGTCGCCCTCGCGCACCACGGCGAGACCCTGGCCTCCTGGACGTACGCCGCCGCCCTGGACGAGATGGCCGTGGCCGTCCGGGGCCGCGGAGCGACGCTCAACGGGGCGCCCCTGCACTCCGGTTCGCCCGCGCCCGGCACCGTCCTGAGCGTGGCGATGTCGCACCCCGACTACACCACCGACGCCCAGAAGCGCGCCCTGCTGGGGCTGCGCACCGAGGGCATCGACGCCCGTCCCTGCGGATCGGCCGGACTCGAATACCTCGCCGTCGCCCGCGGTGACCTGGAGGCGGTCGCTTTCAACTGGGAGTTCGCCTGGGACCACGCGGCGGGGCTCCTCCTGGTCACCGAGGCGGGCGGCGCCCAGTCGACGCTGTCCGGTGCGCCGTTCCGCATCGCCGGGGGCAACGACATGCCCTTCACGGCCGCCCGCGACCGGGCGACGGCCGACAGCGTCCTGGCCGCGCTGCGCGCCGGAGGCTGA
- a CDS encoding gamma-glutamyltransferase family protein, which yields MFTTRPTLQGTFGMVSSTHWLASQSAMAVLEDGGNAYDAAVAAGFVLHVVEPHLNGPAGEVPMILAPADGEVQVLCGQGPAPAGATIAHYRSLGLDLVPGTGPLAAAVPGAFDAWMLLLRDHGTSTVAEVLRYAIGYAEDGHAPVDRVGQTVETVRELFENEWPSSAEVYLPGGKSPKPGELFRNPALAATWRRLIAEAEESGGDDRTAQIEAARAIWREGFIADALVRQAAAPTMDTSGERHAGTLTAADLAGWSASYEAPATYDWNGWTLAKAGGWSQGPAFLQQLALLPAELPRYGSAEYVHLLIEGCKLAMADREAWYGDAADVPLDTLLSEPYNAARRVLVTDEASRVLRPGSPDGRTPVLSEHAHAVASGESGFDAMGIPAAGVGEPTVAKDGAGEPTATVDRVGEPAVAADGATRGDTCHVDVVDRWGNMVSATPSGGWLQSNPVVPELGFPLGTRLQMAWLDEDLPNSLTPGRRPRTTLTPSLALRDGVPVMAFGTPGGDQQDQWQLHFFLAVALRAEVRGGLDLQGAIDAPNWHNDSFPGSFFPRGMRPGSVTVEEGMDPEVVTELRRRGHDVTVGDPWSEGRMCAVARDPRTGVLSAAANPRGMQGYAVGR from the coding sequence GTGTTCACCACCAGGCCCACCCTCCAGGGCACCTTCGGGATGGTGTCCTCCACCCACTGGCTCGCCTCGCAGTCCGCGATGGCGGTCCTGGAGGACGGCGGCAACGCCTACGACGCCGCCGTCGCCGCCGGATTCGTCCTGCACGTCGTCGAACCGCACCTCAACGGACCGGCCGGCGAAGTGCCGATGATCCTCGCGCCCGCCGACGGCGAGGTCCAGGTGCTGTGCGGCCAGGGCCCGGCCCCCGCCGGTGCCACCATCGCCCACTACCGCTCGCTCGGCCTCGACCTGGTCCCCGGCACCGGACCGCTGGCCGCCGCCGTCCCGGGCGCCTTCGACGCCTGGATGCTGCTGCTGCGCGACCACGGGACCAGTACCGTCGCCGAGGTGCTGCGGTACGCCATCGGCTACGCCGAGGACGGGCACGCTCCCGTGGACCGGGTCGGCCAGACCGTCGAGACCGTCCGCGAGCTCTTCGAGAACGAGTGGCCGTCCTCCGCCGAGGTGTACCTGCCGGGCGGCAAGTCCCCCAAGCCCGGCGAGCTCTTCCGCAACCCGGCCCTCGCCGCGACCTGGCGCCGGCTCATCGCCGAGGCCGAGGAGAGCGGCGGCGACGACCGCACCGCGCAGATCGAGGCCGCCCGCGCGATCTGGCGCGAGGGCTTCATCGCCGACGCCCTGGTCCGCCAGGCCGCCGCCCCCACCATGGACACCAGCGGCGAACGGCACGCCGGCACCCTCACCGCCGCCGACCTGGCCGGCTGGTCCGCCTCGTACGAGGCCCCGGCCACCTACGACTGGAACGGCTGGACACTCGCCAAGGCCGGCGGCTGGAGCCAGGGCCCCGCCTTCCTCCAGCAGCTCGCGCTGCTCCCCGCCGAGCTGCCCCGCTACGGCTCCGCCGAGTACGTGCACCTGCTCATCGAGGGCTGCAAGCTCGCCATGGCCGACCGCGAGGCCTGGTACGGCGACGCCGCCGACGTCCCGCTCGACACCCTGCTCTCCGAGCCGTACAACGCCGCCCGCCGCGTCCTCGTCACCGACGAGGCCTCACGCGTGCTGCGACCGGGCAGCCCCGACGGCCGCACCCCGGTCCTGAGCGAGCACGCCCACGCCGTCGCCTCCGGCGAGTCCGGCTTCGACGCGATGGGCATACCGGCCGCAGGCGTCGGCGAGCCGACCGTCGCCAAGGACGGCGCCGGGGAGCCGACGGCGACCGTGGACCGCGTCGGTGAACCGGCCGTCGCCGCGGACGGCGCCACCCGCGGCGACACCTGCCACGTGGACGTCGTCGACCGCTGGGGCAACATGGTCTCCGCCACGCCCAGTGGAGGCTGGCTCCAGTCCAACCCGGTCGTCCCCGAGCTCGGCTTCCCGCTCGGCACCCGCCTCCAGATGGCCTGGCTGGACGAGGACCTGCCGAACTCCCTCACCCCCGGCCGGCGCCCCCGCACCACCCTGACCCCGTCGCTCGCCCTGCGCGACGGCGTCCCGGTGATGGCGTTCGGCACACCGGGCGGCGACCAGCAGGACCAGTGGCAGCTGCACTTCTTCCTCGCCGTCGCCCTGCGCGCCGAGGTCCGCGGCGGCCTCGACCTCCAGGGCGCCATCGACGCCCCGAACTGGCACAACGACAGCTTCCCCGGCTCCTTCTTCCCGCGCGGGATGCGCCCCGGCAGCGTCACCGTCGAGGAGGGCATGGACCCGGAGGTCGTGACCGAGCTGCGCCGCCGCGGCCATGACGTCACGGTCGGCGACCCGTGGTCCGAGGGCCGGATGTGCGCGGTCGCCCGTGACCCGCGGACCGGGGTGCTGTCCGCGGCCGCGAACCCGCGGGGGATGCAGGGGTACGCGGTCGGCCGCTGA
- a CDS encoding ABC transporter ATP-binding protein, translating into MERHFAASGGGTVRAVDGVSITIGPGEVVGLVGESGSGKSTVGRCAVRLDEPTAGTVHINGTDITHLSRRALRPLRKDFHLVFQDPSSSLDPRMTIGQIIAEPIKLHRRARGPAVRTRVEQLLGQVGLRPEHADRHPHELSGGQRQRISIARALSCDPDLVVADEPTSALDVSVQASVLNLLADLQRDRGFGCLFITHDLAAVEFLADRIAVMYLGQIVEQAPTAELFAAPKHPYTQALLSAAPVPDPVLQRSRERIVLHGELPSPLDPPPGCRFHTRCPLAAERCRTEVPALRELPGGRQVSCHLVGDDGTAPDAAA; encoded by the coding sequence ATGGAACGGCACTTCGCCGCCTCGGGCGGCGGCACCGTCCGAGCCGTCGACGGCGTCTCGATCACTATCGGCCCCGGCGAGGTCGTCGGCCTGGTCGGCGAGTCCGGCAGCGGCAAGTCGACCGTCGGCCGCTGCGCCGTACGCCTCGACGAACCCACCGCCGGCACCGTCCACATCAACGGCACCGACATCACCCATCTCTCCCGCCGCGCCCTGCGCCCGCTGCGCAAGGACTTCCACCTGGTCTTCCAGGACCCGTCGTCCTCGCTCGATCCGCGCATGACCATCGGCCAGATCATCGCCGAACCGATCAAACTGCACCGCCGGGCCCGCGGCCCCGCCGTACGGACACGCGTCGAGCAGCTCCTCGGCCAGGTCGGGCTGCGCCCCGAACACGCCGACCGGCACCCGCACGAACTCTCCGGCGGCCAGCGCCAGCGGATCTCCATCGCCCGCGCCCTCTCCTGCGACCCCGATCTGGTCGTCGCCGACGAACCGACCTCGGCGCTCGACGTCTCCGTACAGGCCTCCGTGCTCAACCTGCTCGCCGACCTCCAGCGCGACCGCGGCTTCGGCTGCCTGTTCATCACCCACGACCTGGCCGCCGTCGAATTCCTCGCCGACCGGATCGCCGTGATGTACCTCGGCCAGATCGTCGAACAGGCCCCCACTGCCGAGCTGTTCGCCGCCCCCAAGCACCCCTACACCCAGGCACTGCTCTCCGCCGCCCCGGTACCCGACCCGGTTCTGCAGCGCTCGCGCGAACGCATCGTGCTCCACGGCGAGCTGCCCAGCCCGCTGGACCCCCCGCCCGGCTGCCGCTTCCACACCCGCTGTCCGCTCGCCGCCGAGCGGTGCCGCACCGAGGTGCCGGCCCTGCGCGAACTGCCCGGCGGCCGGCAGGTCTCCTGCCACCTCGTCGGCGACGACGGGACCGCGCCGGACGCGGCCGCCTGA